Genomic window (Aquimarina sp. BL5):
TATAACAATATTGAAAATCAATAACATTGATAGAGTCATTTTCAATAATAGTATTTTGAAAAGCGATGCCACTATGTGAAGAGGGAACTAGTGTAAATAAAAAATCTTCTGATGGTTGTTTTTTGCAACCAAAAAGTAATAGAATTAGAGCGATATGAATTAGATTTTTTTTCAAAAAAAGTGTTATAAAATTTTCAAAACCAAGCAAACTTTCCCCTTAGTTTGCTTGGTTGACTAAAACAACTAAATATTACAATCAAACAATTACTTGTGTTATAAGTTTAGTATCCATCATTCTGATCTAAGTTAGGGTTGGCCTGTAATTCTGGCAATGGAATCCATAAAAGTTCATCTTGTCCAGTAGTAAATACGGCAGCTGGTCCTGCAAGAGATTTAGGATGACGCCCTCCTGCTACAGTAGAGCCAGGGCCTAATATATCATCTGCTAATTCCCAACGTACTAAATCGAAAAATCGATGCCCTTCACCGGTTAATTCCATAACTCGTTCATCTATAATAGCTTGTTCTACTTCTTCTTTGGATAATGTATTAGGTAATAGCGAAATCTGTGCGCGTTCTCTAACTTGATTGATGAATGGTATGGCATTTGGCGTGGCGCCATTTTCATTAAGAGCTTCGGCTAACATTAATAATACATCAGCATACCGAATGATTCTCCAGTTAGTTCCTAATGTATGTCCAAAACCAGGAATTTCTGAGCTAGATAAACCCTCATCTAAACCTGCATATTTCCTAGAAAATAGAGCTGGAACTCCTCGGTTTTCTGCTGTTTCTATACTTGGAGCGAAATCTTCTACAAACGGAGTTCCTCCATATCCGGTAGCTCCAGGATAATCAAAGGCAATGGTCGCATTTCTTCTTACCATATCTCCGTTATCTTCAAAAACTTGAAGGATATGTGGATTTATGACATGTCCTTGATCTAGGCTGATATGTGGAGGAGAGTAATCAATGTACCAATTGGATTGAGATCCTGTAAGTGGCGAGTCTGCTCCCCAAACAAAATTATCTTGTTCTACATATTGTAGTTCGTATACAGATTCTGTATTATTTTCTAGAGAGGAATTAGATGAAAAATTATTCCTATAATTTTCAGAAGGAAGTAAAGAATATCCCAGTGTAGTTACTTCTGTAAAGTCCGTAACAGCATTTGCCCAGTCTTCCATATATAAATAGGTTTTTCCTCGTAATGCAAGTGCTGACCCTCTGGTAGGACGTCCTACGTCGTTTGACCCCCAAGATTGCGGAAGTCTGTTCACAGCCTCTGTCAGGTCTGCAATGATCGCTTCGTTAAACATTGCCGGTGTGGCGTTAGAAGGGAAAAACTCTTCTGGGTTTTCAGTGTTCGGTGTTTGCATAACAAGTGGAGCAGTTCCAAAAAGATTTAGTAAATACCAATTACAGAATGCACGTTGAAAATGTGCTTGTCCTAAAATTTCATTTTGAACTTCTCCTGATAGCACTCCGTTTTCTGCATCTTCTTCAATAATTTTATT
Coding sequences:
- a CDS encoding RagB/SusD family nutrient uptake outer membrane protein; the encoded protein is MKTIKKLFPFITLLLFLVMYYSCNEEDLNISNPNNVAEPEFFQTENDFRLAVNGMYHPITAVLFWGRVIHTGAMLRSDAYNVIPFQQNTTMSTLEGQPGISRWAVDLYPQLYQSIARANKIIEEDAENGVLSGEVQNEILGQAHFQRAFCNWYLLNLFGTAPLVMQTPNTENPEEFFPSNATPAMFNEAIIADLTEAVNRLPQSWGSNDVGRPTRGSALALRGKTYLYMEDWANAVTDFTEVTTLGYSLLPSENYRNNFSSNSSLENNTESVYELQYVEQDNFVWGADSPLTGSQSNWYIDYSPPHISLDQGHVINPHILQVFEDNGDMVRRNATIAFDYPGATGYGGTPFVEDFAPSIETAENRGVPALFSRKYAGLDEGLSSSEIPGFGHTLGTNWRIIRYADVLLMLAEALNENGATPNAIPFINQVRERAQISLLPNTLSKEEVEQAIIDERVMELTGEGHRFFDLVRWELADDILGPGSTVAGGRHPKSLAGPAAVFTTGQDELLWIPLPELQANPNLDQNDGY